From one Streptomyces sp. Q6 genomic stretch:
- a CDS encoding ABC transporter permease has protein sequence MSAGTYAPNPGAAPLPRMIAAQAAIETKMLLRNGEQLLLTVIIPTLLLVLFSSVDIVDTGEGEAVDFLAPGILALAVMSTAFTGQAIATGFERRYGVLKRLAASPLPRWGLMTAKTLSVLVTEVLQVVLLTVIAFALGWSPHGNPFAVLLLLVLGTAAFSGLGLLMAGTLKAEATLAAANLVFLLLLVGGGVIVPLDKFPDAAQSVLGLLPISALSDGLRDVLQHGASMPWGDLGILAVWAVLGLGAAGRFFRWE, from the coding sequence ATGAGCGCGGGCACGTACGCACCGAACCCCGGAGCCGCCCCGCTCCCCCGCATGATCGCCGCGCAGGCGGCCATCGAGACGAAGATGCTGCTCCGCAACGGCGAACAGCTTCTGCTCACCGTCATCATCCCGACCCTCCTGCTGGTCCTGTTCTCGTCCGTCGACATCGTCGACACGGGCGAGGGCGAGGCGGTCGACTTCCTGGCCCCCGGCATCCTCGCCCTCGCCGTGATGTCGACCGCGTTCACCGGCCAGGCCATCGCGACGGGGTTCGAGCGCCGGTACGGCGTCCTCAAGCGCCTGGCCGCCTCCCCTCTTCCCCGCTGGGGACTGATGACGGCGAAGACGCTCTCCGTCCTGGTCACGGAGGTCCTCCAGGTCGTCCTGCTCACGGTGATCGCCTTCGCCCTCGGCTGGTCGCCGCACGGCAACCCGTTCGCCGTCCTCCTGCTCCTCGTCCTCGGCACCGCCGCCTTCTCGGGTCTCGGCCTGCTGATGGCCGGCACGCTCAAGGCGGAGGCCACGCTCGCCGCCGCCAACCTGGTGTTCCTGCTCCTGCTCGTCGGCGGCGGTGTCATCGTGCCGCTCGACAAGTTCCCCGACGCCGCCCAGTCGGTGCTCGGCCTGCTCCCCATCTCGGCGCTCTCCGACGGCCTGCGGGACGTCCTCCAGCACGGTGCCTCGATGCCCTGGGGCGACCTCGGCATCCTCGCGGTGTGGGCGGTCCTCGGCCTGGGCGCGGCGGGCCGCTTCTTCCGCTGGGAGTAG
- a CDS encoding COX15/CtaA family protein — protein MGPVPKLTLADAAQALRNPLAFIAARWTPAQRTVQRAAMSAVVMTVVIVVTGGAVRLTGSGLGCPTWPKCTDQSLTATSEMGVHGAIEFGNRMLTYVLCAAVGWAIIAARSQKPWRRPLTRLGWAQFWIVMGNAVLGGIVVLVGLNPYTVAAHFILTTALLTVAVLMWQRTREGDTPPRPLVGAAVKQLVWFLVAASGLLIAVGTVVTGAGPHAGDSSDVKRMPLDWETVTKLHAVLAWIVITLTFALWFVLKAVDAPKGPLHRTRDLFLILLAQGVIGYVQYFTDLPEVLVGLHMLGSALVWIGVLRVVLSLRERPALSVGLPGPSTQEPVGAGR, from the coding sequence ATGGGCCCCGTGCCAAAGCTGACCCTCGCCGACGCCGCGCAGGCGCTGCGCAACCCGCTCGCCTTCATCGCCGCCCGCTGGACTCCCGCTCAGCGGACCGTTCAGCGCGCGGCCATGTCCGCCGTCGTGATGACCGTGGTCATCGTCGTCACCGGTGGCGCGGTGCGCCTGACCGGGTCGGGCCTCGGCTGCCCGACCTGGCCCAAGTGCACCGACCAGTCGCTGACCGCGACGAGCGAGATGGGCGTCCACGGCGCCATCGAGTTCGGCAACCGGATGCTCACGTACGTGCTGTGCGCGGCCGTCGGCTGGGCGATCATCGCCGCCCGTTCGCAGAAGCCGTGGCGGCGCCCGCTGACCCGGCTCGGCTGGGCCCAGTTCTGGATCGTCATGGGCAACGCGGTGCTCGGCGGCATCGTCGTCCTGGTGGGTCTGAACCCGTACACGGTCGCGGCCCACTTCATCCTGACCACCGCGCTCCTCACGGTCGCCGTGCTGATGTGGCAGCGCACCCGGGAAGGCGACACCCCGCCGCGTCCGCTGGTCGGCGCGGCGGTCAAGCAGCTGGTGTGGTTCCTGGTCGCGGCGTCCGGGCTGCTCATCGCCGTCGGCACCGTCGTGACCGGCGCCGGACCGCACGCCGGTGACTCCAGTGACGTCAAGCGCATGCCGCTCGACTGGGAGACGGTGACCAAGCTGCACGCGGTGCTGGCCTGGATCGTGATCACGCTGACCTTCGCGCTGTGGTTCGTCCTGAAGGCGGTCGACGCCCCCAAGGGCCCCCTGCACCGCACCCGTGACCTGTTCCTGATCCTGCTCGCCCAGGGCGTCATCGGCTACGTCCAGTACTTCACCGACCTCCCCGAGGTCCTGGTGGGTCTGCACATGCTGGGCTCGGCGCTGGTGTGGATCGGCGTCCTGCGCGTGGTGCTGTCGCTGCGCGAGCGCCCCGCGCTCTCGGTCGGCCTGCCGGGTCCTTCGACGCAGGAGCCGGTGGGCGCGGGCCGCTGA
- a CDS encoding heme o synthase — protein sequence MCVTAVESRPAGALGTSSTSSSRGRRPFGARVKAFVALTKPRIIELLLITTVPVMFLAEQGVPDLKLVLITCVGGYLSAGGANALNMWWDRDIDALMERTSQRPVVTGMVSPNECLAFGISLAVVSTLLFGFAVNWLSAWLSLGALLFYVVVYTMILKRRTSQNIVWGGIAGCLPVLIGWSSVTNSMSWAPVILFLVMFFWTPPHYWPLSMKVKDDYARVGVPMLPVIASNKVVAKQIVIYSWVMVVVSLLLTPLGYTGWFYTAVALVAGGFWLWEAHGLQNRAKAEVTGGKLKEMRLFHWSITYVSLLFVAVAVDPFLR from the coding sequence GTGTGCGTGACGGCCGTCGAATCCCGTCCAGCGGGAGCGCTCGGGACGAGCAGCACGAGCAGTAGCCGGGGCCGGAGGCCGTTCGGAGCTCGAGTCAAGGCATTCGTGGCGCTGACCAAGCCACGGATCATCGAACTGCTGCTCATCACCACCGTTCCGGTGATGTTCCTCGCCGAGCAGGGCGTGCCGGATCTGAAGCTGGTGCTCATCACCTGCGTCGGCGGCTATCTGTCGGCAGGCGGCGCCAACGCGCTCAACATGTGGTGGGACCGCGACATCGACGCTCTGATGGAGCGCACGTCGCAGCGTCCCGTGGTCACCGGCATGGTCAGCCCGAACGAGTGCCTGGCCTTCGGTATCTCGCTCGCGGTCGTCTCGACGCTGCTGTTCGGCTTCGCGGTCAACTGGCTGTCGGCCTGGCTCTCCCTGGGAGCACTGCTCTTCTATGTGGTCGTCTACACGATGATCCTGAAGCGGCGGACGTCGCAGAACATCGTGTGGGGCGGCATCGCCGGCTGTCTGCCGGTCCTCATCGGCTGGTCGTCGGTCACGAACTCCATGTCGTGGGCCCCGGTCATCCTCTTCCTCGTCATGTTCTTCTGGACGCCGCCGCACTACTGGCCGCTGTCCATGAAGGTGAAGGACGACTACGCGCGCGTGGGCGTTCCCATGCTTCCGGTCATCGCCTCCAACAAGGTGGTGGCCAAGCAGATCGTGATCTACAGCTGGGTCATGGTCGTGGTCTCGCTGCTGCTGACGCCGCTCGGCTACACCGGCTGGTTCTACACGGCGGTGGCGCTCGTCGCGGGCGGTTTCTGGCTGTGGGAGGCCCACGGTCTCCAGAACCGCGCCAAGGCCGAGGTCACGGGCGGAAAGCTCAAGGAGATGCGCCTGTTCCACTGGTCCATCACCTACGTGTCGCTGCTCTTCGTCGCGGTCGCGGTGGATCCCTTCCTGCGCTGA
- the tkt gene encoding transketolase produces MSTKPTITDLEWTDVDQRAVDTARVLAADAVQKVGNGHPGTAMSLAPAAYTLFQKVMRHDPADADWVGRDRFVLSAGHSSLTLYIQLYLAGFGLELDDLKAFRTWGSKTPGHPEYGHTTGVETTTGPLGQGVANAVGMAMAARYERGLFDPEAAPGTSPFDHFVYAIAGDGCLQEGISSEASSLAGHQQLGNLVLLWDDNHISIEGDTETAVSEDTCKRYEAYGWHVQRVAPKPDGDLDHEAIYNAIEAAKKVTDKPSFIAMRSIIAWPAPNAQNTEAAHGSALGDDEVAATKRVLGFDPEKSFEVSDEVIGHTRKALDRGAQAKAEWEKSFQEWRTANPERAAEFDRINAGELPAGWEEKLPAFETGKGVATRAASGKVLQALGSVIPELWGGSADLAGSNNTTIDKTSSFLPKGNPLPEADPYGRTIHFGIREHSMAAEMNGIALHGHTRIYGGTFLVFSDYMRNAVRLSALMHLPVTYVWTHDSVGLGEDGPTHQPVEHLASLRAIPGLNVVRPADANETAIAWREILKRGKKDYGKSAPHGLVLTRQGVPTYEANEDTVKGGYVLVEASKATPDLILIATGSEVQLAVEARETLEAEGVATRVVSMPSVEWFEEQDQGYRDSVLPPSVKARVAVEAGIGLTWHKYVGDAGRIVSLEHFGASADGKVLFREFGFTAENVAAKARESLAAAQR; encoded by the coding sequence GTGAGCACCAAGCCGACCATCACAGACCTCGAGTGGACCGATGTGGACCAGCGGGCCGTTGACACCGCTCGCGTCCTGGCCGCCGACGCCGTACAGAAGGTCGGCAACGGCCATCCCGGTACGGCGATGAGCCTGGCCCCGGCCGCGTACACCCTCTTCCAGAAGGTGATGCGCCACGACCCGGCGGACGCCGACTGGGTCGGGCGGGACCGTTTCGTCCTGTCCGCGGGGCACTCGTCCCTGACCCTCTACATCCAGCTCTACCTGGCCGGCTTCGGCCTGGAGCTGGACGACCTGAAGGCGTTCCGTACGTGGGGCTCCAAGACTCCGGGCCACCCGGAGTACGGCCACACGACCGGTGTCGAGACGACGACCGGGCCGCTCGGCCAGGGCGTCGCCAACGCCGTGGGCATGGCGATGGCCGCCCGCTACGAGCGCGGCCTGTTCGACCCGGAGGCCGCCCCGGGCACCTCCCCGTTCGACCACTTCGTCTACGCCATCGCCGGTGACGGCTGCCTCCAGGAGGGCATCTCCTCCGAGGCGTCCTCCCTGGCCGGGCACCAGCAGCTCGGCAACCTGGTCCTGCTGTGGGACGACAACCACATCTCGATCGAGGGCGACACGGAGACCGCGGTCTCCGAGGACACCTGCAAGCGCTACGAGGCGTACGGCTGGCACGTCCAGCGCGTGGCTCCGAAGCCGGACGGCGACCTGGACCACGAGGCGATCTACAACGCCATCGAGGCCGCCAAGAAGGTCACGGACAAGCCGTCCTTCATCGCGATGCGCTCGATCATCGCCTGGCCCGCCCCGAACGCGCAGAACACCGAGGCCGCGCACGGCTCGGCGCTCGGCGACGACGAAGTGGCCGCCACCAAGCGCGTCCTCGGCTTCGACCCGGAGAAGAGCTTCGAGGTCTCCGACGAGGTCATCGGCCACACCCGCAAGGCCCTCGACCGCGGCGCCCAGGCCAAGGCCGAGTGGGAGAAGTCGTTCCAGGAGTGGCGGACCGCCAACCCGGAGCGCGCCGCCGAGTTCGACCGCATCAACGCGGGCGAGCTGCCGGCCGGCTGGGAGGAGAAGCTCCCCGCCTTCGAGACCGGCAAGGGTGTCGCCACGCGTGCCGCGTCCGGCAAGGTCCTCCAGGCCCTCGGTTCCGTGATCCCCGAGCTGTGGGGCGGCTCCGCCGACCTCGCGGGCTCGAACAACACGACGATCGACAAGACGTCGTCGTTCCTCCCGAAGGGCAACCCGCTCCCGGAGGCCGACCCGTACGGCCGCACGATCCACTTCGGTATCCGCGAGCACTCCATGGCCGCGGAGATGAACGGCATCGCGCTGCACGGCCACACGCGGATCTACGGAGGCACCTTCCTGGTGTTCTCCGACTACATGCGCAACGCCGTGCGCCTGTCGGCCCTCATGCACCTTCCTGTCACCTATGTATGGACGCACGACTCCGTGGGTCTCGGTGAGGACGGTCCGACCCACCAGCCGGTCGAGCACCTCGCCTCACTGCGCGCGATCCCCGGACTCAACGTCGTGCGTCCCGCCGACGCCAACGAGACCGCCATCGCCTGGCGCGAGATCCTCAAGCGCGGCAAGAAGGACTACGGCAAGAGCGCCCCGCACGGTCTCGTCCTGACCCGTCAGGGCGTGCCGACGTACGAGGCGAACGAGGACACCGTCAAGGGCGGCTACGTCCTCGTCGAGGCCTCCAAGGCGACGCCGGACCTGATCCTGATCGCCACGGGCTCCGAGGTGCAGCTCGCCGTCGAGGCGCGCGAGACCCTGGAGGCCGAGGGTGTCGCCACCCGTGTCGTGTCGATGCCGTCGGTCGAGTGGTTCGAGGAGCAGGACCAGGGGTACCGGGACAGCGTCCTGCCGCCGTCGGTGAAGGCGCGGGTCGCGGTCGAGGCCGGTATCGGACTGACGTGGCACAAGTACGTCGGGGACGCGGGCCGCATCGTTTCCCTGGAGCACTTCGGTGCTTCGGCCGACGGCAAGGTCCTCTTCCGCGAGTTCGGCTTCACTGCCGAGAACGTGGCCGCCAAGGCGCGGGAATCCCTCGCCGCGGCACAGCGCTGA
- the tal gene encoding transaldolase — translation MTDALKRLSEEGVAIWLDDLSRKRITSGNLAELIDQQHVVGVTTNPSIFQKAISEGDGYDQQLADLAARKVTVEEAIRMITTADVRDAADILRPVFDATGGQDGRVSIEVDPRLAHNTAATVAEAKQLAWLVDRPNTLIKIPATKAGLPAITEVIGKGISVNVTLIFSLERYREVMDAYLAGLEKAKAAGLDLSKIHSVASFFVSRVDTEIDKRIDALGTDEAKAARGKAGLANARLAYEAFEEVFGGDRWAALDKAQANKQRPLWASTGVKDKAYKDTLYVDDLVAPGTVNTMPEATLEASADHGQITGNTIAGTYDQSRREIEAVEKLGISYDEVVQLLEDEGVEKFEAAWNDLLKSTEAELKRLAPSEG, via the coding sequence ATGACAGACGCACTGAAGCGCCTCTCCGAGGAGGGCGTCGCGATCTGGCTGGACGACCTGTCGCGCAAGCGGATCACGTCCGGCAATCTGGCCGAACTGATCGACCAGCAGCACGTCGTGGGCGTCACCACCAACCCCTCGATCTTCCAGAAGGCGATCTCGGAGGGCGACGGTTACGACCAGCAGCTCGCCGACCTCGCGGCCCGCAAGGTGACCGTCGAGGAAGCCATCCGCATGATCACGACGGCGGACGTCCGTGACGCCGCCGACATCCTGCGCCCGGTCTTCGACGCGACCGGCGGCCAGGACGGCCGGGTGTCGATCGAGGTCGACCCGCGGCTCGCCCACAACACGGCGGCCACGGTCGCCGAGGCCAAGCAGCTGGCGTGGCTGGTGGACCGGCCGAACACGCTCATCAAGATCCCGGCGACGAAGGCCGGTCTGCCGGCCATCACCGAGGTCATCGGCAAGGGCATCAGCGTCAACGTCACGCTGATCTTCTCGCTGGAGCGCTACCGCGAGGTCATGGACGCCTACCTCGCCGGTCTGGAGAAGGCGAAGGCCGCCGGCCTGGACCTCTCGAAGATCCACTCGGTCGCGTCCTTCTTCGTGTCCCGCGTGGACACCGAGATCGACAAGCGGATCGACGCCCTCGGCACGGACGAGGCCAAGGCCGCGCGCGGCAAGGCCGGTCTGGCCAACGCCCGGCTCGCGTACGAGGCGTTCGAGGAGGTCTTCGGCGGTGACCGCTGGGCCGCCCTCGACAAGGCGCAGGCCAACAAGCAGCGTCCGCTGTGGGCCTCGACCGGCGTCAAGGACAAGGCGTACAAGGACACGCTGTACGTCGACGACCTGGTCGCCCCGGGCACGGTGAACACCATGCCGGAGGCCACGCTGGAGGCGTCGGCCGACCACGGCCAGATCACCGGCAACACCATCGCGGGCACCTACGACCAGTCCCGCAGGGAGATCGAGGCCGTCGAGAAGCTCGGCATCTCGTACGACGAGGTCGTGCAGCTCCTCGAGGACGAGGGCGTCGAGAAGTTCGAGGCCGCCTGGAACGACCTGCTCAAGTCGACCGAGGCGGAGCTCAAGCGCCTCGCCCCTTCGGAGGGCTGA
- the zwf gene encoding glucose-6-phosphate dehydrogenase, translating to MTAHGANRNPLRDAADRRLPRIAGPSGLVIFGVTGDLSRKKLMPAVYDLANRGLLPPGFSLIGFARREWQDEDFAQEVHDAVKQHARTPFREEVWQQLIQGMRFVQGNFDDDDAFETLKTTIQDLDKSQGTGGNFAFYLSVPPKFFPQVVQQLKKHGLADAPDGSWRRAVIEKPFGHDLASAKELNAIVHEVFDPDQVFRIDHYLGKETVQNILALRFANQMFEPIWNRSYVDHVQITMAEDIGIGGRAGYYDGIGAARDVIQNHLLQLMALTAMEEPASFDADALVAEKAKVLGAVRLPKDLGRDTVRGQYAAGWQGGEKAVGYLQEDGIDPKSKTDTYAAVKLEVDNRRWAGVPFYLRTGKRLGRRVTEIAVVFQRAPHSPFDHTATEELGQNAIVIRVQPDEGITVRFGSKVPGTSMEIRDVSMDFAYGESFTESSPEAYERLILDVLLGDSNLFPRTEEVELSWNILDPIEKHWDTHGKPAQYPSGTWGPAEADEMLARDGRSWRRP from the coding sequence TTGACCGCACACGGAGCGAACCGCAATCCGCTCCGTGACGCCGCAGACCGACGGCTCCCGCGCATCGCGGGGCCGTCGGGTCTGGTGATCTTCGGCGTCACGGGCGATTTGTCCCGTAAAAAGCTCATGCCTGCCGTTTACGACCTCGCCAACCGGGGCCTGCTCCCCCCGGGCTTCTCCCTGATCGGGTTCGCCCGCCGCGAATGGCAGGACGAGGACTTCGCCCAGGAAGTGCACGACGCGGTCAAGCAGCACGCCCGTACACCGTTCCGCGAAGAGGTCTGGCAGCAGCTCATCCAGGGCATGCGCTTCGTCCAGGGCAACTTCGACGACGACGACGCGTTCGAGACCCTGAAGACGACGATCCAGGACCTCGACAAGTCGCAGGGCACGGGCGGCAACTTCGCGTTCTACCTCTCCGTACCGCCCAAGTTCTTCCCGCAGGTCGTGCAGCAGCTCAAGAAGCACGGCCTGGCGGACGCGCCCGATGGCTCGTGGCGGCGTGCCGTCATCGAGAAGCCGTTCGGTCACGACCTCGCCTCGGCCAAGGAGCTGAACGCGATCGTGCACGAGGTGTTCGACCCGGACCAGGTGTTCCGGATCGACCACTACCTCGGCAAGGAGACGGTCCAGAACATCCTGGCGCTGCGCTTCGCGAACCAGATGTTCGAGCCGATCTGGAACCGGTCCTACGTGGACCACGTGCAGATCACGATGGCCGAGGACATCGGCATCGGCGGACGGGCCGGCTACTACGACGGCATCGGCGCCGCCCGTGACGTGATCCAGAACCACCTCCTCCAGCTGATGGCGCTCACCGCGATGGAGGAGCCCGCCTCCTTCGACGCGGACGCGCTCGTCGCCGAGAAGGCCAAGGTGCTCGGCGCGGTCAGGCTGCCGAAGGATCTGGGCCGGGACACGGTGCGCGGTCAGTACGCGGCCGGATGGCAGGGCGGCGAGAAGGCCGTGGGCTATCTCCAGGAAGACGGCATCGACCCGAAGTCGAAGACCGACACCTACGCGGCCGTCAAGCTGGAGGTGGACAACCGCCGTTGGGCGGGCGTCCCCTTCTACCTGCGCACCGGCAAGCGCCTGGGCCGCCGCGTCACCGAGATCGCCGTGGTCTTCCAGCGCGCCCCGCACTCCCCGTTCGACCACACGGCGACGGAGGAGCTGGGCCAGAACGCGATCGTGATCCGCGTCCAGCCGGACGAGGGCATCACGGTCCGCTTCGGCTCGAAGGTGCCGGGCACGTCGATGGAGATCCGGGACGTCTCGATGGACTTCGCCTACGGCGAGTCGTTCACCGAGTCCAGCCCGGAGGCGTACGAGCGGCTGATCCTGGACGTGCTGCTGGGCGACTCGAACCTCTTCCCGCGCACGGAGGAGGTCGAACTGTCCTGGAACATCCTCGACCCGATCGAGAAGCACTGGGACACGCACGGGAAGCCCGCGCAGTACCCGTCCGGCACGTGGGGGCCCGCCGAGGCGGACGAAATGCTCGCACGAGACGGACGGAGCTGGCGGCGCCCATGA
- the opcA gene encoding glucose-6-phosphate dehydrogenase assembly protein OpcA — MKIDLTDTTSSKINKALVKGRRAIGTPAVGMVLTLVIVTDEENAYDALKAANEASREHPSRKLVVIKRVSRSPRDRTKSRLDAEVRVGADAGTGETVVLRLYGEVVNHAQSVVLPLLLPDAPTVVWWPVDAPLDPAQDPLGALGQRRVTDTYAAAQPVHELEARAASYSPGDTDLSWTRITPWRSMLAAALDQVTCDVTSVEVEGEEFNPSCELLAMWLADRLDVPVKRTLSSGPGLTGVRLESTCGPIVLDRADGTLATLSIQGQPDRAVALKRRETSELIAEELRRLDPDDTYAAALRFGVDRLGEPEDQKTVPEPEEAATKTAAAPVKKTAAKKAPAKKAPAKKAPAKKAAAK, encoded by the coding sequence ATGAAGATCGACCTTACGGACACCACGTCCAGCAAGATCAACAAAGCGCTCGTGAAGGGGCGCCGGGCGATCGGCACCCCCGCGGTCGGCATGGTGCTGACCCTCGTCATCGTGACCGACGAGGAGAACGCCTACGACGCCCTCAAGGCGGCCAACGAGGCGTCGCGCGAGCACCCCTCGCGCAAGCTGGTCGTCATCAAGCGCGTCTCGCGTTCGCCGCGCGACCGCACGAAGTCGCGGCTCGACGCGGAGGTCCGGGTCGGCGCCGACGCGGGCACCGGCGAGACCGTCGTCCTGCGCCTGTACGGCGAGGTCGTCAACCACGCCCAGTCCGTCGTCCTGCCGCTCCTGCTGCCGGACGCCCCGACGGTGGTCTGGTGGCCCGTGGACGCCCCGCTGGATCCCGCGCAGGACCCCCTGGGGGCTCTGGGCCAGCGCCGCGTCACGGACACGTACGCGGCCGCGCAGCCGGTCCACGAACTGGAGGCCCGCGCGGCGTCCTACTCCCCCGGCGACACGGACCTGTCGTGGACCCGGATCACGCCCTGGCGTTCCATGCTCGCGGCCGCGCTCGACCAGGTGACCTGCGACGTCACGTCCGTCGAGGTGGAGGGCGAGGAGTTCAACCCGAGCTGCGAGCTCCTCGCGATGTGGCTCGCCGACCGCCTCGACGTGCCCGTCAAGCGCACCCTGTCGTCGGGTCCCGGCCTGACCGGCGTACGCCTGGAGTCCACCTGCGGCCCGATCGTCCTCGACCGGGCCGACGGCACCCTCGCGACGCTCTCCATCCAGGGACAGCCGGACCGCGCGGTCGCGCTCAAGCGCCGCGAGACGTCCGAGCTGATCGCGGAGGAACTGCGCCGCCTGGACCCGGACGACACGTACGCGGCCGCGCTGAGGTTCGGCGTGGACCGGCTCGGCGAGCCGGAGGACCAGAAGACGGTCCCCGAGCCCGAGGAGGCGGCCACGAAGACGGCTGCCGCCCCGGTCAAGAAGACGGCGGCCAAGAAGGCGCCCGCGAAGAAGGCCCCGGCCAAGAAGGCCCCGGCCAAGAAAGCAGCAGCGAAGTGA
- the pgl gene encoding 6-phosphogluconolactonase, whose amino-acid sequence MAQAAAARLITKIVDAQAARGFASVVLTGGRNGNGLLAALAAAPARDAIDWAHLDLWWGDERFLPDGDPERNYTQAKEALLDAVPLDPARVHPMPASDGPYEADAAAEAYAAELANAAGPEDHGPVPTFDVLMLGVGPDTHVASLFPELPAVRETERTVVGVHGAPKPPPTRVTLTLPAIRAAREVWLLAAGEDKAKAAAIALSGAGEIQAPAAGAYGRSRTLWLLDTAAASQLPPELYPPAVA is encoded by the coding sequence ATGGCGCAGGCGGCCGCGGCGCGACTGATCACCAAGATCGTCGACGCCCAGGCCGCCCGCGGCTTCGCCTCCGTCGTGCTCACCGGCGGCCGCAACGGCAACGGGCTGCTCGCGGCCCTCGCCGCCGCCCCCGCTCGGGACGCCATCGACTGGGCCCATCTGGACCTGTGGTGGGGCGACGAGCGGTTCCTGCCGGACGGCGACCCCGAGCGCAACTACACGCAGGCCAAGGAGGCGCTGCTCGACGCCGTGCCGCTCGACCCCGCGCGCGTGCACCCCATGCCCGCGTCGGACGGCCCCTACGAGGCGGACGCCGCGGCCGAGGCGTACGCGGCGGAACTGGCGAACGCGGCGGGCCCCGAGGACCACGGTCCCGTGCCGACGTTCGACGTCCTGATGCTCGGCGTGGGACCGGACACGCACGTCGCGTCGCTCTTCCCCGAGCTGCCGGCGGTCCGCGAGACCGAGCGGACGGTCGTCGGTGTGCACGGCGCCCCGAAGCCCCCGCCCACCCGGGTCACGCTCACGCTCCCGGCGATCCGTGCCGCGCGTGAGGTGTGGCTGCTCGCGGCGGGCGAGGACAAGGCGAAGGCCGCCGCGATCGCGCTGTCGGGCGCGGGCGAGATCCAGGCCCCCGCGGCGGGCGCGTACGGCCGTTCACGCACCCTGTGGCTGCTCGACACGGCCGCGGCGTCCCAGCTCCCCCCGGAGCTGTACCCCCCGGCCGTCGCGTAG
- a CDS encoding DUF2087 domain-containing protein, with product MDQLMSALADPERLRLYARIVLDDLPPREADSPVARKHLGRLVAAGLVERLDDGSLRAGPEVFRRHRTPEPSTGVPRHLTGFFARGRLTTIPVRPAVRHELLVHLTDTLFASGRTYSEHEVNEALLTVHDDTAALRRYCVIDGLLVREKDGSDYRVPQHA from the coding sequence GTGGACCAGCTCATGTCGGCGCTCGCCGATCCAGAACGACTCAGGCTCTACGCGCGCATCGTGCTCGACGACCTGCCACCGCGCGAGGCCGACTCCCCGGTGGCCCGCAAGCATCTGGGAAGGCTGGTCGCCGCCGGCCTCGTCGAGCGGCTCGACGACGGCTCGCTGCGCGCGGGGCCCGAGGTGTTCCGGCGCCATCGCACCCCCGAACCCAGTACGGGGGTTCCGCGCCACCTCACCGGGTTCTTCGCGCGCGGACGCCTCACCACGATCCCGGTACGCCCCGCGGTCCGGCACGAACTGCTCGTGCACCTCACGGACACCCTGTTCGCCAGCGGCCGCACCTACAGCGAGCACGAGGTGAACGAGGCACTGCTCACCGTCCACGACGACACGGCGGCGCTGCGCCGCTACTGCGTCATCGACGGCCTTCTCGTACGGGAGAAGGACGGCTCGGACTACCGGGTGCCGCAGCACGCGTAA